A window of Oryza glaberrima chromosome 2, OglaRS2, whole genome shotgun sequence genomic DNA:
CTCTTTATTTGAATAAGCCTTTCAGCTCCTTTCGGAACAAagtaaaaatatcaaaattatagatttgtattctgggaaaaaaaatctttatagttttttagAACAAAGTACTACAAATTCCTTTGAAGTTACTATGGAATGGGCTATTCTAAAGTAATTTTAGAGTAAAATAAGCATAAGGTCTCAACTAATGTTTTCTTCTTGTATCTTGAGCTATGCGTTTCTCCTCTGTCATTGAATCGATAATTACATTTTTTCCCCTATTTTTTGTGTTTTGGCAATCTTTAATCTAGCATAATTCTATGCTCATTAATCCCTTCATCTCATAGTTCTTTTATTACACAAGACACAACAAGTGTGCCCCGAACACACCCTTCAAGATACAAAAGTCCTATATTAATTAAAAGCATAATTGAATGCACGTACGTAAGTATTCATTTGCATCAGGATTAGGATTTAAGTATTCACCCATGATTTTACCATCACGCAACATCTTAAGACCTGTCTAGGAATTCTTAATTATAATGGGACCACATGTCCACAACTAGTGGCCACCGCGTGCAGGAAATGCGTAGCTCCTGTTCCGACGAGATCTCCACTGAATGAGATTTGTCCTCTTTTTAGACATCTCCTCCCCTTGTGATATTATTATATTGCGATTCTAGAACCTGAATCCTGTAGAACTGCAATTTGTACCCGCTTACGGACTGTATTCTAGTTTTAGCGGGACATACTATTGAAAGTTAAGGTCCCGTTTGGCATAACTTCTGACAGTGACGGCCGCaggtttaaaatataaatagggCGGTAGAGCTAGCTCTAATCAGGTGATGACACAACACACATAAACGCTAGTTGCTGCTTCATGGCATTGGCTCAACAGCGCACGGTACGAACATCGAGAAAGTTAACAACGAATATTGATAGTCGAACAAACATATTATGACTTATATgtagagagataaaaaaaaataagaaatattattaGACAATAAGGGGAACCACTTTTAATAGTTTGGGGGTATAAAACGAAAAATTATTTAGGGGTTTAAGTGCTTCGCCAAAATAGTTCAAGTGAGTAAAATGgtctttttatatatttaccaatttaactatttaccaatAGACTGTATGATGTGctaaagaaatagaaagaaaatcGAATTTTATGTATGGCCAAAATCAGGAACGGTCAAAATGGTAATACTTATACAtgaatttttataaatattttggtTCCTACTTAAAATAGTCAAAATGGTAATACTTATACATGaattttcataaatatttttgttcgTACTTAAAATACTTGATTTATCTGATTATTCAATAGTAGACTGATGACTAATATATTAGAAATAGGACTAGAAATAAGATTTGGGGGTTTAAATGAAGAGTGATTGGagaaaaatttatgaataatcaaaatataagaacccaaaacatggactaaaatttagtcggGGTATCCAAATAGGACCTAAAATTTAGTCGGGGTATCCAAACAGAACCTAAGTATCACGTtgtttatattatattatcctCGTCATGTCGTGCACCGGCGGAGTTCTGGACATAGACGATAGCTCAAGAACACGACAAAGTTGGTAAATGATTCAACAATCAGGTAGATGCAACGCGCAGCAGCTGACGgaattagggggtgtttgggagagactttagtccctctctccaaaaaaataaatccctAGAGAGAGGGACTAGAGTTTAttctctctcccaaacacccccttaatcATCCAGAATTCCATATAGAAGAGCTTTCCGATGCATCATGCGGTGGCATTGACATCGCAATAGCAGGGGAAGTATTGCAAGCTACTCTGGCTTCAGAATTATGTGAAGATTGAGAACTGCACTGCACTGACGCACAGCCCTAAGTGGAGTATTCTTGGTACAAGTTTCTGAGATTGTACTAATACTAACAAAAATTTAAACACATCAAAGCGTCAGTGCAGGTACCCTGAGACAAGATAATGATAGTTGTAACGACAATGCAGGTATAACAACAATAAATATCACGACAACGCAATTGGTACAACCCTCAATAAGCATAATTAACTTCTAACAGAACTATATGTAACATCAATATAACACCAGAACATGGTAGAGTTACTGACAAAAGTGTTTTTTACCAGGTACGCACAAAGAGTCAACATGGGGTTCAAACCCTTAATTTCAAGACATGATCTTACACGCAGGTATGAAGAAGACGAACCCCAGATAGAAACCGCTAATCTGAGGAAACTCAGCACTCATAACCAGaatatagaagaaaaaaaaactaccactCGCTTGATTTGAGCAGCAAGTTCGAAACTACGAACCTTTGACCTTTACACGAATCATACACAATTCAAATGTTTCTTCAGAGACAACAGTTTCCAATCTGCAGTGCCAAGCAATTCATGCCTCAATTCAATTGCCCTGCACCACATTGTCGACATGAGTAGCAACAAGACAAGTACGGACAATGCGCCACTGATATTAGACCTTGGATACAAATTTCCAGCAGATCCATATTTCTTACTTGTAACATGTCCAGACTATCCATCTTTCCACCTTTTCACACATCAATGGCTTTAAAATTTGCATGATGATGTGGCCCAACAGCCAAAACCATACCAACAAGACCATTAGAATGTGCATCTTCTATCAACTAAGAATCACAAATAGACGGCACCATATATTAACTGATTGCTTGAATTTCTCTTGTTCTCATGTAAGTCATGAACTGCCCTGGTATTTCAGCAAGAAGTGACTGAACTGTCGAAATCCCACTGCCTGCAAGCACAGAATTGAATTATCACATTTGCTTAGTTTTCCATGTAACGCAAGATACCAAGAATCATCACATGCAGAAGGAAATGCATACCATGGGCATCCTTCATTGGGGCGAACTGTATCATATCCCTTGATGCCACTCTTCCTGTTGAGCTTTCTAGTCTCTCTCCTTTATTTGGATCTAGAAACTGCAAGGTGAAATTTTAACATCAACTTGAGGTTCCACATTTTTTGTATGACGCTAAAGCATTAGCAATCAGCCAATCACATCATGGCATTACGGTACAATCTGTCATATTTATGTAGACAAAAAACTTCAGAAAAAATAGAACTGACAGATGATATGGTTAACGCTTGAATTTTAGCTCTGATAAGAAATATGCAGACGAATCATAAAAGTGCAAGAAATTTTCCAGTCCCATTACCTCCATTTCCTTGAAGTCCGCTCCACCAACTCCAACAACAAGAATGGACAAAGGAAAATCAGATGCCTTTATGATTGCATCGATAGTCTCTTGGAAATCAGTCACCACACCATCCTGGACAACAAAAAGAATAACATTGACAgcacagaagaaaaaaaaaatattattttaggaaAACATGGGTTCCTCTTTATGCATACCGTGACTATTAACAGAACAAAGTATTTCTGCTGGTTGTTGGCAAGTGATTGGTTTGCTATTGCCGTAGCAGTGCTAACTACTGGACCAAATAGGGTGGGCCCAGCCAATGAGACATTACGAAGCGCACTGATATAAGCTGACATAATCCCTTGTATTCCCTCAACCTAAGGAAGTTTGATATAGTCAGGCACTCAGGCAATAGGCAAACAGCTAACAGATAACTTCAAGAAACATCTCAAAACCATAAAACACCAAGTACAAAATTTCTTACAAAAGAGAAAGAAATGTGTTGTAAACTAAAATAAGATGGGCAAGAAAAGGAAGATTTCCATGTTTGTTTCCCAGATGTGGCACTTGGTAATTCTTCTGCAGAAGTCGGTAGTAATTAAGGTAGCAAAAAGTAGAATACCTCAGGTTGATAGGTGCTACCATTCAGGTTGAAACAGTGGGAAACAGGACCATCAATAGGTCTAGCACCAAAGCCCCATGAGGGAAACCGCTTAGCTGGGTCATAGTACTGTAGTACATCTCCTACTTCCAGTATTGCCTGCCACCAATAAAAAACAGTGGAAGTACTTAAATCAATGTTCTCAGAGGGCCATCGGAACACAAGAACTAAGAGATAATGAATCAATTGCTTACTCTCTGATATGCATTTGGCCGACCAGTGGGATCAATATAATGCAAGGAATCTGGAAGCCGTGGATTTCCATTTGAAGCTACAGAGCACAAAACATCGAGGGCAACGAATTAAGTATGAGATTATGAACTAGAGAGCTGAAATAGGGTAAGATCAGCAAGAACTAGCACACCTGTGAAGTCTACGGCTACCATAAAATTCAATTGGCACCCAGCAGAAATATAATCTAGAAAAGTCTGTCTGTTGTTCTCAAGATATTTCTCCACATACACCTGACTCTTTAGTACCTGCATGCAATAGTAACACTCAGTTACTACAATATAGCAACCGCAGAGTTCTACAGTAACAAATATTACCTCCTTACTGTGACTATCATGAGCAGTGCTGGCAGGAACAAAGAAATTTTCACCATCCTGACTATGATACATCTTTTCCAATTCTGCAACCGATTTTACTATCTTGCTGTCGAATTACAAAGGGTATCTAATCAGAAAAGAAATTGGAATTCAACAATTAATGGCCCAGGATCTAAGGTACCATAGAACATACTAGTAAACAGAATAAAcagcaaaaacaaaattaataaagGGACATGCATTTACAATCAGAGCAAAAAGCATGGTGAGATACGATTAATCAGAAAACAAATTGGAATTCAACAATTAATAGCCTGGGATCTAAGGTACCATAGAACATACTAGTAAAGGGATTAAAGTAAcagcaaaaaataaaaggacATGCATTTATAGTGTGCAAAAAGCATACAAAAAGAGAATAATTACCCTACTAGGTCATGTTTGCCGTTGCTACTGAAGTTGAAGCACTCTATGATTAAAGGGTTCTCCTGCAACAGAATATACCTGGTTAGTTTCATACAAATCATTGGTCATTGGCCAACATAAATAGAAAATGCAAAAGGATGAAGAAAGTTCTCATGCCTTACTTCCAATCTGTTGGAGATTCAAGATCACTGGCTTCCACTTGGGATTGAGGTCGTTCTTCCTTACTTCCGTCTTACAAATTGGAACAGGCACTCCACTCTCTGATATTCTAGATATTAGTAAAAAGGGATCCTGTAACAAGCAAACTTAGAATGGTAAAAACACTTACAATACACAGAATAAACAAGTCATGTTTAGGTACAGAGAGGCATGGACGAACTGCAGGTACAACAATGGTAAataca
This region includes:
- the LOC127763118 gene encoding protein BONZAI 1-like isoform X1, yielding MGNCCSDEMGGGGGHAGRHSVGPAAAAAAAAAEAASAAADRFLRSRGAGASTQVELSLSASNLGDQEFFTKSNPMVIVYSKSKEGALEELGRTEVILNSLNPSWNARINVHYQFEVLQPIVFQVYDIDPQFHDVNEKMLKLEEQQFLGEAVCLLSEVITKQNRLLTLKLGVSEHNLPNPSKFGELNVQAEESAGSKAIMEMVFRCSDLEIKDLLSKSDPFLLISRISESGVPVPICKTEVRKNDLNPKWKPVILNLQQIGSKENPLIIECFNFSSNGKHDLVGKIVKSVAELEKMYHSQDGENFFVPASTAHDSHSKEVLKSQVYVEKYLENNRQTFLDYISAGCQLNFMVAVDFTASNGNPRLPDSLHYIDPTGRPNAYQRAILEVGDVLQYYDPAKRFPSWGFGARPIDGPVSHCFNLNGSTYQPEVEGIQGIMSAYISALRNVSLAGPTLFGPVVSTATAIANQSLANNQQKYFVLLIVTDGVVTDFQETIDAIIKASDFPLSILVVGVGGADFKEMEFLDPNKGERLESSTGRVASRDMIQFAPMKDAHGSGISTVQSLLAEIPGQFMTYMRTREIQAIS
- the LOC127763118 gene encoding protein BONZAI 1-like isoform X2 encodes the protein MGNCCSDEMGGGGGHAGRHSVGPAAAAAAAAAEAASAAADRFLRSRGAGASTQVELSLSASNLGDQEFFTKSNPMVIVYSKSKEGALEELGRTEVILNSLNPSWNARINVHYQFEVLQPIVFQVYDIDPQFHDVNEKMLKLEEQQFLGEAVCLLSEVITKQNRLLTLKLGVSEHNLPNPSKFGELNVQAEESAGSKAIMEMVFRCSDLEIKDLLSKSDPFLLISRISESGVPVPICKTEVRKNDLNPKWKPVILNLQQIGSKENPLIIECFNFSSNGKHDLVGKIVKSVAELEKMYHSQDGENFFVPASTAHDSHSKEVLKSQVYVEKYLENNRQTFLDYISAGCQLNFMVAVDFTASNGNPRLPDSLHYIDPTGRPNAYQRAILEVGDVLQYYDPAKRFPSWGFGARPIDGPVSHCFNLNGSTYQPEVEGIQGIMSAYISALRNVSLAGPTLFGPVVSTATAIANQSLANNQQKYFVLLIVTDGVVTDFQETIDAIIKASDFPLSILVVGVGGADFKEMEIVP